A stretch of the Chlorobiota bacterium genome encodes the following:
- a CDS encoding glyoxalase: MESLTPNIFVKDIQKTIEYYKLLGFDVKITVPKEGEFVWVMMSCNKVELMFQTFNSIGDDLPPIKRNNGGSLLLYIQIKGIREFYNRIKDEVIILKHLDKTFYGATEFSLVDVNNYVLTFAEDE; the protein is encoded by the coding sequence ATGGAATCACTAACGCCAAACATTTTTGTTAAGGATATACAAAAAACAATAGAGTATTATAAATTGTTAGGTTTTGATGTTAAAATAACTGTTCCAAAAGAAGGGGAATTTGTTTGGGTTATGATGAGCTGTAATAAGGTTGAATTAATGTTTCAAACTTTTAATAGTATTGGTGATGATTTGCCTCCAATAAAAAGAAATAATGGTGGATCTTTATTATTGTATATTCAAATCAAGGGAATAAGGGAGTTTTACAATAGGATAAAAGATGAAGTTATTATTCTTAAACATTTAGATAAAACATTTTATGGAGCAACAGAATTTTCTTTAGTAGATGTAAATAATTATGTTTTAACTTTTGCAGAAGATGAATAA
- a CDS encoding pentapeptide repeat-containing protein, whose amino-acid sequence MDLVFIDGITFENKNFTEEFLDKGDYSDCNYYNCNFYECDLSNYNFTDCQFIDCNLSMVNLFKTSFNSILFLNSKLIGLHFEDCNQFTFDVRFENCNLNLSSFFKLKIKKTKFINSSLQDVEFNQTDLTSSQFENCNLLNSKFINSILENVDFKTSYNFSIDLEMNKVKGAKFSIQNIIGLLDKYDIEII is encoded by the coding sequence ATGGATCTTGTTTTTATAGATGGAATTACATTCGAGAATAAAAATTTCACTGAAGAATTTTTAGATAAAGGTGATTATAGTGATTGCAATTATTATAATTGCAACTTTTATGAATGTGATTTATCAAATTATAATTTTACAGATTGTCAGTTCATTGATTGTAATTTGAGTATGGTGAATCTTTTTAAAACTTCGTTCAATTCAATTTTGTTTTTGAATTCAAAATTAATAGGATTGCATTTTGAGGACTGCAACCAATTTACATTTGATGTAAGATTTGAAAATTGTAATTTGAACTTATCATCTTTTTTTAAATTAAAAATAAAAAAAACTAAATTTATTAATTCAAGTTTACAAGATGTTGAATTTAACCAAACAGATTTAACAAGTTCTCAATTTGAAAACTGCAATTTACTTAATTCAAAATTTATTAATTCTATATTAGAAAACGTTGATTTTAAGACATCTTACAATTTTTCAATAGATTTAGAAATGAACAAAGTTAAAGGGGCAAAATTTTCTATTCAAAATATTATTGGATTGTTAGATAAATATGATATTGAAATTATTTGA
- a CDS encoding YHYH protein, producing MLSKIITLIAICLLVKDVSSQTNPCITKWLQNTTGIKGRHYVKGNSTPIADNVLVNCQSVKYSANSVYIATNGIPSYITGPFLDGNPSLATSQNGIFKLPLNPIKNTGTPTGTTGGNIGLFINGVALFDYRDGVSWQNSSNSLKGGPIMGMGDNVWTRDAVVGERLGFDCAKAHPAMGNYHHHQNPSAFNLDLTSISNVCNLYASDGLYKIDSTKHSPLIGFAYDGFPIYGAYGFKNVNGKGEIIRMKSSFRKRDISVRTNYADGSNVTNGPGVSTQYPVGYFREDYEYIPTSESTPDYLDEHNGRFCITPEYPQGIYCYFCTVDENWNSAYPYVIGPTFYGVRNSSKVQNIGEQVTTYTPPATTIHESNLVEMYVTVYPNPATDLVAIQLNHITNENYFLELYNVNGKLLNKTIIYQGSTIAYFDTRTLYSGEYQILITNGLTTINKKIIVSN from the coding sequence ATGTTAAGTAAAATAATTACTTTAATTGCAATTTGTTTGCTTGTTAAAGATGTTTCATCACAAACAAATCCTTGTATCACCAAATGGTTACAAAACACAACAGGAATAAAAGGGAGGCATTATGTAAAAGGAAATTCTACTCCAATTGCTGATAATGTTTTAGTAAACTGTCAGTCCGTTAAATACTCTGCAAATTCTGTTTACATTGCAACTAACGGAATCCCATCTTATATAACTGGTCCATTTTTAGATGGCAATCCATCTTTAGCAACTAGTCAAAATGGAATTTTTAAGTTACCTTTAAATCCAATCAAAAACACTGGAACACCTACTGGAACAACGGGAGGGAATATAGGACTTTTTATAAATGGAGTAGCATTGTTTGATTATAGGGATGGGGTTTCTTGGCAAAATTCTTCAAACTCATTAAAGGGTGGTCCAATAATGGGCATGGGAGATAACGTCTGGACACGAGATGCAGTTGTTGGAGAAAGGCTTGGATTTGATTGTGCTAAGGCTCATCCTGCTATGGGGAATTATCATCATCATCAAAATCCTAGTGCATTTAATTTAGATTTAACTTCAATTTCCAATGTATGTAATTTGTATGCATCTGATGGATTATATAAAATTGATTCTACAAAACATTCTCCTTTAATAGGTTTTGCATATGATGGATTCCCAATTTATGGTGCTTATGGATTTAAGAATGTTAATGGTAAAGGAGAAATAATTAGAATGAAATCAAGTTTTAGAAAAAGGGATATTTCAGTAAGAACTAATTATGCTGATGGCTCTAATGTTACTAATGGTCCGGGAGTTAGTACACAATATCCTGTAGGATATTTCCGTGAAGATTATGAATATATACCTACTTCAGAATCAACACCAGATTATTTAGATGAACATAATGGAAGATTTTGCATTACCCCAGAATATCCTCAAGGAATATATTGTTACTTCTGTACAGTAGATGAAAATTGGAATTCAGCTTATCCTTATGTAATAGGTCCTACTTTTTATGGCGTTCGTAACTCTTCTAAAGTACAAAATATTGGCGAGCAAGTTACAACTTATACTCCACCTGCAACAACAATTCATGAAAGCAATTTAGTTGAAATGTATGTTACTGTTTATCCAAATCCTGCCACAGATTTGGTTGCTATTCAATTAAATCATATTACTAATGAGAATTACTTTTTAGAACTATATAATGTTAATGGAAAGCTGTTAAATAAAACTATAATTTATCAAGGAAGTACTATAGCTTATTTTGATACAAGAACGTTATATTCAGGAGAATATCAAATATTAATTACTAATGGATTGACAACTATAAATAAAAAAATTATAGTATCGAATTAA
- a CDS encoding T9SS type A sorting domain-containing protein, with protein sequence MFLQNLVAQINIGPNEIYKNIQSASTIIKPGDTIFVHAGSYKGYQGITGLKGTSKKPIVITRYKNDIHDISGNWQFQSCEYITFKNLNFKANINSTGRLINVDNNGDCSTQSNYIVFDSCSFSDVTDINAITSFKFGGVENFQVTNCIFKNFPNCSAFDFNVCHHGLIKGNYIENCQSAGHIKGGASDITMEQNTFVNASTNGWVVFEFGGDTGPQFYCKNDTFEVKNLRFYSNLIIGGSRGFALSSAQDCKVVNNTFYNCSGATIRLLKTSSLYPLLNNNIVVNNLFAFGSNAYMNGSTQQAGSTFFNNNIYYSLVNTNFNGPFWDTPEMDLVKENNLILLGKETVMFVDTSKNNFHLAARSPAIGIGKTVSEPKADNSGFNFNLKRSIGAFEFKVPLTTYLDQLGLIDRITCFPNPSNGTFHLQSNVKFSSLEIINELGEIIYQNNICSDNLKIDLTSETKGAYLLKIKKINGGSSIIKLFIN encoded by the coding sequence ATGTTCCTTCAAAATTTGGTTGCTCAAATAAATATCGGACCAAATGAAATTTATAAAAATATCCAAAGTGCCTCAACTATAATTAAACCTGGGGATACTATTTTTGTTCATGCAGGTTCATACAAAGGTTATCAAGGAATAACTGGGTTAAAAGGAACATCGAAAAAGCCAATTGTAATAACTCGTTATAAGAATGACATTCATGATATAAGTGGTAATTGGCAATTTCAATCTTGTGAATATATAACTTTTAAAAATTTAAATTTTAAAGCAAATATCAATTCTACAGGGAGATTAATTAATGTTGATAATAATGGAGATTGCTCAACCCAATCTAACTATATAGTTTTTGATAGTTGTAGCTTTTCAGATGTTACAGATATTAATGCTATTACATCATTCAAATTTGGAGGGGTAGAAAATTTTCAAGTTACAAACTGTATTTTCAAGAACTTCCCAAATTGTAGTGCTTTCGATTTTAATGTATGTCATCATGGTTTAATTAAAGGAAATTACATAGAAAATTGCCAATCAGCAGGACACATAAAAGGTGGTGCTTCAGATATTACTATGGAGCAAAACACATTTGTTAATGCTTCAACTAATGGTTGGGTTGTTTTTGAATTTGGTGGAGATACTGGTCCTCAATTCTATTGTAAAAATGATACTTTTGAAGTGAAAAACTTAAGATTTTATTCAAACTTAATAATTGGTGGTTCTAGGGGGTTTGCTTTGTCATCAGCTCAAGATTGTAAAGTAGTTAACAATACATTTTATAATTGTAGTGGAGCAACTATAAGATTATTAAAAACAAGCAGTTTATATCCATTATTGAATAACAATATTGTAGTTAATAATTTATTTGCATTTGGCTCGAATGCATATATGAACGGAAGTACCCAACAAGCTGGTTCAACATTTTTCAATAACAACATTTATTATAGTTTAGTTAACACTAATTTTAATGGTCCTTTTTGGGATACTCCAGAAATGGATTTGGTTAAAGAAAATAACCTAATTCTGTTAGGCAAAGAAACAGTTATGTTTGTAGATACTTCAAAAAATAATTTTCATCTTGCAGCACGAAGTCCTGCTATAGGAATTGGGAAAACGGTTTCTGAACCTAAAGCAGATAATTCTGGATTTAACTTTAATTTAAAAAGATCCATAGGAGCATTTGAATTTAAAGTGCCATTAACTACTTATTTAGACCAACTAGGATTAATTGATAGAATAACTTGTTTTCCAAATCCAAGCAATGGAACATTCCATTTACAATCAAATGTAAAATTTTCAAGTTTAGAAATAATTAATGAATTAGGTGAAATAATTTATCAAAACAATATTTGTTCTGATAATTTAAAAATCGATTTGACTTCAGAAACTAAAGGTGCTTATCTGTTAAAAATAAAAAAAATAAATGGAGGTTCTTCAATTATAAAATTATTCATTAATTAA
- the rnc gene encoding ribonuclease III, with protein MKKIFSYITNLFTKDFANNTPKVEDSKFPSKNFLSNESSLALKKIINYDFKNIGYFEQALTHRSYLQLTNKQTLSNERLEFLGDSILNMLVGESIFNNNPDWQEGQMTKLRSRLVSRKALTLLAHRIGLDKFVLLNVSAEQSLEQGNDSLLADAFEAIIAAIYLDSGSNLDEPREFLKRTILKEETILEVQSSDINFKSLLLEYVQGIGSIAPHYEVIQQEGPDHERVFTIVVHVNDSIHGTGKGRSKKDAEQLAAAEAIKSLGVPINTNA; from the coding sequence ATGAAGAAAATTTTTTCTTACATAACAAATCTATTTACTAAGGATTTTGCTAATAATACTCCTAAAGTAGAAGATTCTAAGTTTCCTTCAAAGAATTTTTTATCAAATGAAAGTTCACTTGCTTTAAAAAAAATAATCAATTATGATTTCAAAAATATAGGTTATTTTGAACAAGCACTAACCCACAGAAGTTACTTACAACTTACCAACAAACAAACCTTAAGCAATGAAAGATTAGAGTTTCTTGGAGACTCAATTTTAAATATGCTTGTTGGAGAATCAATTTTTAACAATAATCCAGACTGGCAAGAAGGTCAAATGACTAAGCTTAGAAGTAGATTAGTAAGCAGGAAAGCTTTAACATTATTAGCTCATAGAATAGGCTTAGATAAATTTGTTTTGTTAAATGTTTCTGCTGAACAATCCCTCGAGCAAGGTAATGATTCGCTTTTAGCAGATGCTTTTGAAGCTATTATAGCTGCAATTTATTTAGATAGCGGAAGTAATTTAGATGAACCTAGAGAATTTTTAAAAAGAACAATTTTAAAAGAAGAGACAATTCTAGAGGTGCAATCTTCTGACATCAATTTTAAGAGTTTATTACTTGAATATGTACAAGGAATCGGCTCAATAGCTCCTCATTACGAAGTTATCCAACAAGAAGGACCAGATCATGAAAGAGTATTTACAATAGTAGTTCATGTTAATGACTCAATCCATGGTACTGGGAAAGGTAGAAGTAAAAAAGATGCTGAACAACTTGCAGCTGCAGAAGCAATCAAGTCATTAGGCGTACCTATAAATACAAATGCCTAA
- the fabF gene encoding beta-ketoacyl-ACP synthase II — MNNTSKRRVVITGMGAVTPIGNTVPEYWAGLIQGKSGADYITRFDSTDFDTKFACEVKGFDAIARLDRKIVNRTDIYSQLALAATDEAMQDAGLSAEKIVSDRCGVVFGSGIGGMTTYHTQQKILFEQGPSRISPFFVPMMISDIAAGLISMRYILKGPNYATTSACATSSNAIADAFMLIQRGNADMMVAGGSESVVSPMAIGGFNAMKALSTRNDDPKTASRPFDTGRDGFVLGEGAGVFILELLESAINRGAKIHAELVGCGLTADAHHITAPHPEGEGAARAMILAVQDAGLNMNDINYINVHGTSTPLGDIAEVSAIKRAFGDHSKNLLISGTKSMIGHLLGAAGVVQAIATVLMMENSLVHPTINNINPDPLCDIDFVPNIPRKHEINAAVSNAFGFGGHNVSLCFRKYTE, encoded by the coding sequence ATGAACAATACATCCAAAAGGAGGGTGGTAATTACTGGAATGGGTGCTGTAACTCCTATAGGGAATACAGTTCCAGAATATTGGGCAGGTCTTATTCAAGGTAAAAGTGGTGCTGATTATATTACACGCTTCGATTCTACTGATTTTGATACAAAATTTGCTTGCGAAGTAAAGGGATTTGATGCAATTGCAAGGTTAGATAGAAAGATAGTTAATAGAACTGATATATATTCTCAATTAGCACTTGCTGCAACTGACGAAGCTATGCAAGATGCTGGATTAAGTGCTGAAAAGATTGTGTCAGATAGATGTGGGGTTGTCTTTGGTTCTGGAATTGGTGGTATGACAACTTACCATACACAACAAAAGATTCTTTTTGAACAAGGACCTTCAAGAATTTCCCCATTTTTTGTTCCAATGATGATTTCAGATATTGCAGCAGGGTTAATATCAATGAGATACATACTGAAAGGTCCAAATTATGCTACAACTTCTGCTTGCGCTACTAGCTCTAATGCTATTGCTGATGCTTTTATGCTTATTCAAAGAGGAAATGCAGACATGATGGTTGCTGGTGGATCTGAATCTGTTGTTTCTCCAATGGCTATTGGAGGGTTTAATGCTATGAAAGCTTTATCAACTCGGAATGATGACCCTAAAACTGCAAGCAGACCATTTGATACCGGGCGTGATGGATTTGTTTTAGGTGAAGGGGCGGGAGTTTTTATACTTGAACTTTTAGAATCAGCAATTAATCGTGGAGCAAAAATTCATGCTGAATTAGTTGGTTGTGGTTTGACTGCCGATGCTCATCACATTACTGCTCCTCATCCTGAGGGTGAAGGAGCTGCTAGAGCAATGATTCTTGCTGTTCAAGATGCTGGTTTGAATATGAATGACATTAATTATATTAATGTTCATGGCACTTCAACTCCATTAGGTGATATTGCAGAAGTTTCAGCAATTAAAAGAGCTTTTGGAGATCATTCCAAAAATTTGTTAATAAGTGGTACTAAATCAATGATTGGTCATTTACTTGGTGCTGCGGGTGTAGTTCAAGCAATTGCAACTGTTTTAATGATGGAGAATTCATTAGTACATCCAACAATTAACAATATAAACCCAGATCCATTGTGTGATATAGATTTTGTTCCTAATATACCTCGTAAACATGAGATTAATGCTGCTGTTTCTAATGCGTTTGGTTTTGGAGGTCATAATGTTTCACTTTGTTTTAGAAAATATACTGAATAG
- a CDS encoding acyl carrier protein — protein sequence MVESQVKSIIVSKLGVEESQITPTASFINDLGADSLDTVELIMEFEKQFNITIDDADAEKITTVGDAVTYITAKV from the coding sequence ATGGTTGAGTCACAAGTAAAAAGTATTATTGTAAGTAAGTTAGGTGTTGAAGAATCTCAGATTACTCCAACTGCATCATTTATAAATGATCTTGGTGCAGATTCTTTGGATACTGTTGAACTTATAATGGAATTTGAAAAACAATTCAATATCACAATTGACGATGCAGATGCAGAAAAAATTACTACAGTTGGAGATGCAGTAACATACATAACTGCTAAAGTATAA
- the fabG gene encoding 3-oxoacyl-[acyl-carrier-protein] reductase, whose translation MQILEGRIAIVTGGSKGIGKSIVEKFVKEGAKVVFTYNSSPQSAEDVLIALGEENVMAVKCNVTNTDEVTALIDATNAKFGTIDILVNNAGITKDTLIMRMSENDFESVIKTNLTSAFITIKAVMRTMMSKRSGRIINIASVVGLIGNPGQANYVASKAGLIGMSKSVAQEVASRNILVNCVAPGFIETDMTSKLSLSDDQRSALMGQIPLKKAGTPEDVANMVAFLASDNAKYITGQVFAVDGGMTMVG comes from the coding sequence ATGCAAATACTTGAAGGGCGCATTGCCATAGTAACTGGAGGTTCAAAAGGAATTGGGAAATCTATTGTTGAGAAGTTTGTTAAGGAAGGGGCTAAAGTTGTTTTCACTTATAATTCATCTCCTCAATCTGCTGAAGATGTATTAATTGCTCTTGGTGAAGAAAATGTTATGGCTGTTAAATGTAATGTAACAAATACTGATGAAGTAACAGCATTGATTGATGCAACTAATGCAAAATTTGGAACAATTGATATACTCGTTAATAATGCAGGTATTACCAAAGATACATTAATAATGAGAATGAGTGAGAATGATTTTGAATCAGTCATTAAAACTAATTTAACAAGTGCTTTTATCACTATTAAAGCTGTTATGAGAACAATGATGTCAAAACGAAGTGGTAGAATAATTAATATAGCCTCTGTTGTTGGCTTGATAGGAAATCCTGGTCAAGCAAATTATGTTGCTTCAAAAGCTGGATTGATTGGAATGAGCAAATCAGTTGCTCAAGAGGTTGCATCAAGAAATATTTTAGTAAATTGTGTTGCTCCTGGTTTTATTGAAACAGATATGACTTCTAAACTTTCATTATCTGATGATCAGCGTTCAGCTTTAATGGGTCAAATTCCATTAAAGAAAGCAGGTACTCCAGAAGATGTTGCGAATATGGTAGCTTTTCTTGCAAGTGATAATGCAAAATATATTACTGGTCAAGTTTTTGCAGTTGATGGGGGTATGACAATGGTTGGATAG
- the hemB gene encoding porphobilinogen synthase, which produces MNPDIFSRPRRLRRTPQIRDLVRETTLNKNNFVYPLFVVPGKKFRREISSMPNVFQLSIDEVVRECAELLDLGINSVILFGIPEEKDEAGSGAYNGHGIVQEAIRAIKRELPEMLVITDVCLCEYTSHGHCGILNGDEILNDPTVELLSRIALSHAESGADIIAPSDMMDGRVGAIRETLDDNGFDDISIMSYAVKYSSAFYGPFRDAAESTPKFGDRKTHQMDYSNSREAIKEAALDITEGADILMVKPAMPSLDIIKSLYEITNLPIAAYQVSGEYSMIHAASQNGWIDLEKAMLESLTVIKRAGASIIISYFAKDIALKL; this is translated from the coding sequence ATGAATCCAGATATTTTTAGCCGTCCACGAAGATTAAGAAGAACACCTCAAATAAGGGATTTAGTTAGGGAGACAACATTAAATAAAAACAATTTTGTTTATCCATTATTTGTTGTTCCTGGGAAAAAATTTCGAAGAGAAATATCTTCAATGCCAAATGTATTTCAGTTATCAATTGATGAAGTGGTTAGAGAATGTGCTGAACTTTTAGATTTGGGTATAAATTCTGTAATTTTATTTGGGATTCCAGAAGAAAAAGATGAGGCTGGTTCTGGAGCTTATAACGGTCACGGAATTGTACAAGAAGCAATTCGAGCAATAAAAAGAGAACTTCCTGAAATGCTTGTAATTACCGATGTATGCCTGTGTGAATATACTTCGCATGGTCATTGTGGGATATTAAATGGTGATGAAATATTAAATGATCCAACTGTAGAGTTATTGTCAAGAATAGCTTTATCTCATGCTGAAAGTGGAGCAGATATAATTGCACCAAGTGATATGATGGATGGCAGAGTTGGTGCTATTCGTGAAACTCTTGATGATAATGGTTTTGATGATATTTCAATTATGAGTTATGCTGTTAAATATTCGAGTGCATTTTATGGACCATTTAGAGATGCAGCTGAATCAACACCTAAATTTGGTGATAGGAAAACACATCAAATGGATTATTCAAATTCGCGCGAAGCAATTAAAGAAGCAGCATTGGATATTACTGAAGGTGCTGATATACTAATGGTTAAACCAGCAATGCCAAGTTTAGATATAATAAAGTCTCTATATGAAATAACAAACCTGCCAATTGCAGCATATCAAGTTTCTGGCGAATATTCTATGATTCATGCTGCTTCTCAAAATGGATGGATTGATTTAGAAAAAGCAATGTTAGAGTCTTTAACTGTTATTAAAAGAGCTGGAGCAAGTATTATTATATCTTATTTTGCTAAAGACATTGCATTGAAATTATAA
- a CDS encoding T9SS type A sorting domain-containing protein translates to MNYSSELEWDSLNLKSNDIENYSTQLKSKNDLTLQKLNDSCKLNKIVFGWNPYWVGSNYNEYDFSLLSDISYFGYQVDGTTGNYSSIHSWKTTDLVTKAKANGVRVNLCVTLFENHSLFFSNLESQKRLIDSLISLVKLRAANGVNIDFEAVPSSQKTQLTNFLKELGKRFHNEIPGSQISIALPAVDWGNTFDVNSMLGYVDLFIIMGYDYHWSSSAQSGPVSPKNNGIMWSAYDVTRSINYYLNKGVPKKNLCLGLPYYGYNWNCKDSTPASNTIGKGNAEFYSTAVSKANLIGRKWDPQSSNPYYVQKINDSSYNQCWYDDEESLGLKYDLVNMKDIGGIGIWALSYDAGSKKLWNKLKEKFTNCGDSPCQGSITDMGGSFGNYYDNDNFSFTIAPLNSKQLTIKFKSFNISNDEMKIFDGKDNLSKLIGVFTSTNSPNIITSKSGAITIQFKSDGASNSWGWLADWECSLNTGYLDEVNSKADILQVKLFTMQGKLISSFQTNEKDLYNKLNRLNLLKGVYLIQKISGDKFMFEKYVR, encoded by the coding sequence TTGAATTACAGTTCAGAATTAGAATGGGATAGTTTAAATTTAAAAAGTAATGATATTGAAAATTATTCAACTCAATTAAAGTCGAAGAATGATTTAACACTCCAAAAACTAAATGATAGTTGTAAACTTAATAAAATAGTTTTTGGTTGGAATCCATATTGGGTTGGTTCTAATTATAATGAATATGATTTTTCTTTACTTTCTGATATTTCATATTTTGGTTATCAAGTTGATGGAACTACTGGAAATTATTCTTCAATCCATAGTTGGAAAACAACTGATTTGGTTACTAAAGCTAAAGCAAATGGAGTTCGAGTAAATTTGTGTGTAACTTTGTTTGAAAACCATTCTTTATTTTTTTCAAATCTTGAATCTCAAAAAAGATTAATAGATAGTCTGATTTCATTAGTAAAATTGCGTGCTGCAAATGGAGTTAACATAGACTTCGAAGCAGTTCCTTCATCACAAAAAACCCAACTTACTAATTTTTTAAAAGAATTAGGGAAACGATTTCATAATGAAATTCCAGGTTCTCAAATTTCAATTGCTCTTCCTGCTGTTGATTGGGGCAATACCTTCGATGTAAATTCTATGTTAGGATATGTAGATTTATTTATTATCATGGGTTACGATTATCATTGGTCAAGTTCAGCTCAATCTGGTCCGGTTTCACCAAAAAATAATGGGATAATGTGGAGCGCATATGATGTTACAAGGTCTATCAATTATTATTTAAACAAAGGAGTTCCAAAAAAAAATCTTTGTCTTGGTTTACCATATTATGGTTATAATTGGAATTGTAAGGATTCAACACCTGCTTCAAACACAATTGGTAAAGGGAATGCAGAATTTTATTCTACAGCCGTTTCAAAAGCGAATTTAATAGGTAGAAAATGGGATCCACAATCATCAAATCCATATTATGTACAAAAAATAAATGACTCTTCATATAACCAATGTTGGTATGATGATGAAGAAAGTTTAGGCTTGAAATACGATTTAGTAAATATGAAAGATATTGGTGGAATTGGAATTTGGGCTTTAAGTTATGATGCTGGCTCGAAAAAACTTTGGAATAAATTAAAAGAGAAATTCACAAATTGTGGGGATTCTCCCTGTCAAGGTTCAATCACTGACATGGGTGGTTCATTTGGTAATTATTATGATAATGATAATTTCTCATTTACAATAGCTCCTTTAAACTCTAAGCAGTTAACAATAAAATTCAAGAGTTTCAACATTTCAAATGATGAGATGAAAATTTTTGATGGTAAGGATAATTTATCAAAGTTGATTGGAGTTTTTACTTCAACAAATTCACCTAATATTATAACATCTAAAAGTGGGGCAATAACAATTCAATTCAAATCTGATGGAGCTTCAAATTCATGGGGTTGGCTTGCAGATTGGGAGTGTAGTTTGAATACTGGATATCTAGATGAAGTAAATTCAAAGGCTGATATATTACAAGTTAAATTATTTACTATGCAAGGTAAATTAATTAGTAGTTTTCAAACTAATGAGAAGGACTTATATAATAAACTTAATAGATTAAATTTGCTTAAAGGGGTTTACCTAATTCAAAAAATTTCTGGTGATAAATTTATGTTTGAAAAGTATGTTAGATAA